One Chthoniobacterales bacterium genomic region harbors:
- a CDS encoding CNNM domain-containing protein, with translation MIYGVAIFLLWTVSFFFAGIEAGLLSVDPVRLRHHVKQRSRAALRLDRLIKRPERLLVTVLLVTNLANILSLLLLTKVIVNSFGPAGFLWSILIALPIYLFVLGVLPKSLFRRFPFRALAALGGVLEWVSILLWPVLEIGERAGHLLLPKRASESGRLFIAREELKQIAVQGEREGALTSTERAMIHNVVDFRNVKVSDVMVPLEKAVTVTPDTTIDEALRLSAAHSVDRLPVISPEGEAIGLFNALDILFDQTRPESLSRYMRRIVTARDAEPAYRIIQRLRAARLGLAAVIDPQRKLIGIVTVEDMINRLLQIGAF, from the coding sequence ATGATCTACGGCGTTGCCATTTTCCTTCTCTGGACGGTCTCGTTTTTCTTCGCCGGCATCGAAGCCGGATTGCTCTCGGTCGACCCCGTTCGGTTGCGCCATCACGTGAAGCAGCGGAGCCGGGCCGCCCTGCGGCTGGATCGGCTCATCAAACGGCCGGAGCGCCTGCTCGTCACCGTTTTGCTCGTGACGAACCTCGCCAATATTCTCAGCCTGCTCCTCCTGACGAAAGTGATCGTCAACTCGTTCGGACCGGCAGGTTTTCTCTGGTCGATTTTGATCGCCCTGCCGATCTATCTTTTCGTTCTCGGCGTTCTGCCGAAATCGCTCTTCCGGCGTTTTCCGTTTCGCGCCCTGGCTGCCCTGGGCGGTGTGCTGGAATGGGTTTCTATTTTGCTCTGGCCCGTTTTGGAGATCGGCGAACGCGCCGGCCATTTACTCCTCCCCAAGCGCGCCAGCGAATCGGGGCGCCTTTTCATCGCGCGAGAAGAGTTGAAACAGATCGCCGTGCAGGGCGAGCGGGAAGGCGCTCTCACTTCGACCGAGCGCGCCATGATTCACAACGTGGTCGACTTCCGGAACGTCAAAGTCTCCGACGTGATGGTGCCCTTGGAGAAAGCGGTCACGGTCACTCCAGACACGACCATCGATGAAGCATTACGGCTCAGCGCCGCCCACAGCGTCGACCGCCTGCCAGTTATCTCGCCGGAAGGCGAGGCGATCGGGCTATTCAACGCCCTCGACATTCTTTTCGATCAAACGCGTCCCGAATCCCTCAGCCGTTACATGCGCCGCATCGTCACCGCACGCGATGCCGAGCCGGCCTACCGAATCATTCAGCGCCTGCGCGCCGCCCGCCTCGGCCTCGCCGCCGTCATCGATCCCCAACGCAAACTCATCGGCATCGTCACCGTCGAAGACATGATTAACCGGCTGCTCCAGATCGGCGCGTTCTAA
- a CDS encoding DUF309 domain-containing protein, whose translation MSKGERISHFVQSLEGVNTRAGSGRMADHPYYRAFFQCWNERRYYEAHDVLEQVWLKDPISPEDAQYFKGLIQAAGAFVHLQKQFEHPTHPKHGKRLGPAVRLFRLAEKNLAPFGDERHALDLAQFREILSTYRDRVEAEGKNPWTPESAPKVALL comes from the coding sequence ATGAGCAAAGGCGAGAGGATTTCGCATTTCGTGCAATCGCTGGAGGGGGTCAACACCCGCGCTGGCAGCGGCCGGATGGCGGACCATCCCTACTATCGAGCGTTCTTCCAGTGCTGGAACGAGCGGCGTTACTACGAAGCCCACGATGTGCTCGAGCAGGTCTGGCTGAAGGACCCGATCAGCCCGGAGGATGCGCAATATTTCAAGGGGCTGATCCAGGCGGCCGGGGCGTTCGTCCATCTGCAGAAGCAATTCGAACATCCGACCCATCCGAAACACGGGAAACGGCTCGGCCCGGCGGTCCGCCTGTTCCGGTTGGCGGAAAAGAACCTGGCGCCATTTGGAGATGAGCGACATGCCTTGGATCTCGCCCAGTTTCGGGAAATTCTTTCGACATACCGCGATCGCGTGGAGGCGGAGGGAAAAAATCCCTGGACGCCGGAGAGCGCCCCGAAGGTTGCTCTTCTGTAG
- a CDS encoding hemolysin family protein: MTLTALILLLFFIAALIFWSALFSGLETALFSLKSHQLRRLEETHPSLKEFINVFRQNPRRVLNVLLLGDVFANVPLIVLCCLLIWRGPLAGQFSAWLGATVIFAIVVLLCDLIPKLLALSAPYRLSALGVFTLRATMPLLDRVGRILERASTAIVDRMTPVHLRNRKKLSDEELETLVEMGEEQGTLQEAEGEMIQEIIKLGDKTAKDCMTPRVDMFALPDDLTNDEAMGQLRERRHHRVPVYADTPDQIVGVLDVKLFLLNSADHYTELMGAPSYVAETMKALDLLRSFLNHPQGLAIVVDEFGGTEGIITLSDITEEIISDAAPLGDADLYIEPLEDGRFLVSGNARLDDLSEHLGFELEAEGLDTIGGLVFNRLGYLPPSGTRFEMPRLAITVRRAGRKRIEEILLEKTACLDPEQEGNGATEP, encoded by the coding sequence ATGACGCTGACAGCCCTGATCCTTCTCCTCTTTTTCATTGCGGCCCTGATCTTTTGGTCGGCTCTCTTTTCCGGCCTCGAAACCGCCCTGTTCTCTCTCAAATCCCACCAGCTCCGCCGGCTGGAGGAAACGCATCCCTCTCTCAAGGAATTCATCAACGTGTTCCGCCAGAATCCGCGGCGCGTCCTGAACGTCCTGCTCCTGGGCGATGTTTTCGCCAATGTCCCGCTGATTGTCCTTTGCTGCCTCCTCATTTGGAGAGGGCCCCTGGCCGGACAGTTCTCGGCCTGGCTCGGCGCCACCGTCATTTTCGCCATCGTCGTTTTGCTCTGTGACCTGATTCCGAAACTGCTCGCCCTCTCCGCGCCTTACCGATTATCGGCGCTCGGCGTTTTTACTCTGAGAGCCACCATGCCCCTCCTCGACCGGGTCGGCCGCATCCTGGAGCGGGCCAGCACTGCAATCGTGGACCGGATGACGCCGGTTCACTTGCGGAACCGAAAGAAATTAAGCGACGAGGAACTCGAAACCCTTGTCGAGATGGGTGAGGAACAGGGCACCCTGCAGGAGGCCGAAGGGGAGATGATTCAGGAAATCATCAAGCTCGGCGACAAGACCGCGAAGGATTGCATGACGCCGCGGGTCGACATGTTCGCACTCCCGGACGACCTGACGAACGACGAGGCCATGGGGCAGTTGCGCGAGCGCCGCCACCATCGCGTCCCGGTATATGCGGACACACCCGACCAGATCGTGGGCGTGCTGGACGTGAAGCTTTTTCTCCTCAACTCCGCCGACCACTACACCGAGCTGATGGGCGCGCCCTCCTACGTCGCCGAGACGATGAAAGCGCTCGATTTGCTCCGGAGTTTTCTCAACCATCCCCAGGGTCTCGCCATCGTGGTCGACGAATTTGGCGGCACGGAGGGGATCATCACCCTCTCCGACATCACGGAAGAAATCATTAGCGACGCCGCGCCGCTCGGCGACGCCGATCTCTACATCGAGCCGCTGGAAGATGGACGTTTTCTCGTGAGCGGGAACGCGCGCCTCGACGACTTGAGCGAGCACCTCGGGTTCGAGCTGGAAGCGGAGGGGCTGGATACGATTGGCGGCCTCGTCTTCAACCGGCTCGGTTATCTGCCGCCTTCAGGAACGCGTTTCGAAATGCCGCGACTCGCGATTACGGTCCGGCGAGCCGGGCGAAAACGGATTGAAGAAATCCTTCTCGAAAAGACTGCCTGTCTCGATCCGGAGCAGGAAGGTAACGGAGCCACCGAGCCATGA